In Pelosinus sp. IPA-1, a single window of DNA contains:
- a CDS encoding tetratricopeptide repeat protein, with product MKRILMPFSFLKVVLLVICLISLSTFMFGTSIGYAQEADRVEALTKQIELNPNSADLYFYRGVEYVQRDQFELAVTDYTKAIELQPDDSVFYYLRAVAYYMLKKYDFAINDCSIAIKLEPNNSLYFSERGHAEYKNNLFYRSIDDHSKAIELNPNIYRYYDWRGNGYGCIGKYEEAIKDFKKAIQLNSKDAMVYFNLAQAYELTGEQELAVVNYQEALKLGVSDFPNKDQAKIHSRLNGHWETCKEWI from the coding sequence TTGAAAAGGATATTAATGCCTTTTAGTTTTTTAAAAGTGGTATTACTTGTTATTTGTCTAATTAGTTTAAGTACCTTTATGTTTGGTACTTCAATAGGGTATGCACAGGAGGCAGATAGAGTTGAGGCTCTTACTAAACAAATAGAATTAAATCCCAACTCTGCCGATTTATATTTTTATCGTGGGGTTGAGTATGTTCAAAGAGATCAGTTTGAACTTGCAGTCACTGATTATACCAAAGCAATAGAATTACAACCTGATGATTCTGTGTTTTATTATCTGCGTGCAGTTGCCTATTATATGTTGAAAAAATATGATTTTGCGATTAACGATTGTAGCATAGCTATTAAATTAGAACCTAATAACAGTTTATATTTTTCAGAGCGTGGGCATGCAGAGTATAAAAACAATTTATTTTATCGATCAATTGATGATCATTCAAAAGCCATTGAATTAAACCCAAATATTTATCGATATTATGATTGGCGTGGAAATGGATATGGATGCATAGGAAAATATGAAGAAGCAATTAAAGATTTTAAAAAAGCCATACAATTAAATAGCAAAGATGCCATGGTGTATTTTAATTTAGCCCAAGCTTATGAATTGACAGGTGAACAAGAGCTTGCTGTTGTGAATTATCAGGAGGCATTAAAACTAGGAGTATCTGATTTTCCAAATAAAGATCAGGCTAAAATTCATTCTCGTTTAAATGGTCATTGGGAGACGTGTAAGGAATGGATATAG